One Rhizobiales bacterium GAS188 DNA window includes the following coding sequences:
- a CDS encoding peptidyl-prolyl cis-trans isomerase D, protein MLSGMREAQKGWLGKIIVTVMFGFLILSFGIWGIGDIFRISHREVVASVGSRDISTIAYRDAFQTELQRQSSRARRNITTTEALALGLDRQLLASLLTDAALDQKASQLGLALSDATITQAVFADPTFRNPDGKFNPARFGEVLRQSGYTEQSYLREQRGFYLRRQLVAGITGAPPVPTLMLDALHRFTREARSIDYLVLPPSSVGEIAQPDDAALTAFYNGRKAEFAAPEYRALVLLPLDPEKLAKPETVTEAEARAEYEKQKGSRFTIAEKRSIERIPFKDKAEAETAAAKLKAGTSFDELASERGLTSEDLSIGTAMTRAGIADPALADSAFSQPQGAPSDVVNTKFGPVILRVTAIEPAIVKPFEEVEAQLRQEVATERVKTGLRDLHDKIEDQRASAKPVAEVAATLNLASVKIDAIDAAGRGKDGKPAADIPDRDMVLKAAFQSEVGGDNDAVSLRNGGFVWFDVAKIDPAHDRPLAEVRNEVLNAWMADQRSVMLAKKAADLVKRLEGETPIADIAKEAALEVNTVDDITRSSTPPGLSPAAVNAAFSVKSDGAGYALGTDGLSRIVFKVKSATLPPADPAAAATLTPRLKVAIEDDMIQAYVQKLEADFGVSIDRAATQAALRGSDSQQQ, encoded by the coding sequence CATCTCGCATCGCGAAGTGGTGGCGAGCGTCGGCTCACGCGACATCTCGACCATCGCCTATCGCGACGCCTTCCAGACCGAGCTGCAACGCCAATCATCGCGAGCGCGGCGCAACATCACCACCACCGAGGCGCTGGCACTCGGCCTTGACCGGCAGCTTCTCGCGAGCCTGCTCACGGATGCGGCGCTCGACCAGAAGGCGAGCCAGCTCGGCCTTGCCCTGTCCGACGCCACCATCACCCAGGCCGTGTTTGCCGATCCGACCTTCAGGAATCCGGATGGCAAATTCAATCCGGCGCGCTTCGGCGAGGTCCTGCGCCAGAGCGGCTATACCGAGCAGAGCTACCTGCGCGAGCAGCGTGGCTTCTATCTGCGCCGCCAGCTGGTCGCGGGGATCACCGGCGCCCCGCCCGTCCCCACCCTGATGCTCGACGCCCTGCATCGTTTCACCCGCGAGGCGCGCAGCATCGATTATCTGGTGCTGCCGCCGAGCTCGGTCGGCGAGATCGCCCAGCCTGACGACGCGGCCCTCACCGCCTTCTACAATGGGCGCAAGGCGGAGTTCGCAGCCCCCGAATATCGCGCCTTGGTGCTGCTGCCGCTCGATCCGGAGAAGCTCGCCAAGCCCGAGACGGTCACCGAAGCGGAAGCGCGCGCCGAATACGAGAAACAGAAAGGCTCTCGCTTCACGATCGCAGAAAAGCGGAGCATCGAGCGCATCCCCTTCAAGGACAAGGCCGAGGCTGAGACAGCCGCCGCGAAGCTCAAGGCGGGCACGAGTTTCGACGAGCTCGCATCCGAACGCGGCCTGACGAGCGAGGATCTGTCGATCGGCACGGCGATGACCAGGGCCGGCATCGCCGATCCGGCGCTCGCCGATTCTGCCTTCTCGCAGCCCCAAGGCGCGCCTTCCGACGTCGTCAACACGAAATTCGGCCCAGTGATCTTGCGCGTGACTGCGATCGAGCCGGCCATCGTCAAGCCCTTCGAGGAGGTCGAGGCGCAGCTACGCCAGGAGGTCGCGACCGAACGGGTCAAGACCGGCCTGCGCGATCTGCACGACAAGATCGAGGACCAGCGCGCTTCGGCAAAGCCGGTCGCCGAGGTCGCCGCGACCCTCAACCTGGCTTCGGTGAAGATCGATGCCATCGATGCCGCCGGCCGCGGCAAGGACGGCAAGCCGGCCGCGGACATCCCCGACAGGGACATGGTTCTGAAGGCCGCCTTTCAATCCGAGGTGGGCGGCGACAATGACGCCGTGTCGCTGCGCAATGGGGGATTCGTCTGGTTCGACGTCGCCAAGATCGATCCTGCCCATGATCGTCCCCTCGCCGAGGTCAGGAACGAGGTGTTGAACGCCTGGATGGCGGATCAACGCTCGGTCATGCTCGCCAAGAAGGCAGCCGATCTCGTCAAGCGCCTCGAAGGGGAAACGCCGATCGCCGACATCGCCAAGGAAGCGGCGCTCGAGGTCAACACGGTCGACGACATCACCCGCTCATCAACGCCACCGGGCCTTTCGCCCGCAGCCGTCAACGCAGCCTTCTCGGTCAAATCGGACGGGGCCGGCTATGCGCTCGGCACCGACGGGCTGAGCCGCATCGTCTTCAAGGTGAAGTCTGCAACCCTGCCGCCCGCCGATCCGGCGGCCGCGGCGACCCTCACGCCGCGCCTCAAAGTGGCGATCGAGGACGACATGATACAGGCTTATGTGCAGAAGCTCGAAGCCGATTTCGGTGTCTCGATCGACCGGGCGGCGACGCAGGCGGCCCTGCGCGGTTCCGACTCCCAGCAACAATAA
- a CDS encoding Nucleoside-diphosphate-sugar epimerase — translation MHILVTGAAGMIGRKFVERVMRDGRLGGRPVEKLTLTDIVAPSPAKSAIAIEARADDIAAPGIAEALVKGRPELIVHLAAIVSGEAESDFEKGYRVNLDGTRYLLEAVRKVGDGYRPRFVFSSSIAVFGAPFPETIPDEFHLTPLTSYGTQKAIGELLLADYTRRGFLDGVGLRFPTICVRPGAPNKAASGFFSNIIREPLAGKDVVLPVPESVRHTHASPRAAVNFLLHAATMDTNAIGPRRSLSMPGVCVTVGEQIAALGRIAGEKVVKLIRREPDPVITRIVAGWPERFDPVRATKHGFAAETSFDDIVRAHIEDELGGKLG, via the coding sequence ATGCATATCCTGGTGACTGGCGCGGCCGGCATGATCGGGCGAAAATTCGTGGAGCGGGTGATGCGCGACGGGCGCCTCGGGGGGCGGCCGGTCGAGAAGCTGACGCTCACTGATATCGTCGCGCCGAGCCCGGCGAAAAGCGCGATCGCGATCGAGGCGCGGGCCGACGACATTGCAGCGCCCGGCATCGCCGAAGCGCTGGTGAAGGGGCGCCCCGAGCTCATCGTGCATCTCGCGGCCATCGTGTCGGGGGAGGCCGAAAGCGATTTCGAGAAGGGCTACCGGGTCAATCTCGACGGGACGCGCTATCTCCTTGAAGCCGTGCGCAAGGTCGGCGACGGCTACCGGCCGCGCTTCGTCTTCTCGTCCTCGATCGCCGTGTTCGGGGCACCCTTTCCCGAGACCATCCCGGACGAGTTCCACCTCACGCCGCTGACGAGCTATGGCACGCAGAAGGCGATCGGCGAATTGCTGCTCGCCGACTATACGCGGCGCGGCTTCCTCGACGGGGTCGGCCTGCGCTTCCCCACGATCTGCGTGCGCCCGGGCGCGCCAAACAAGGCCGCTTCAGGCTTCTTCTCGAACATCATCCGTGAGCCGCTCGCCGGCAAGGACGTGGTGCTGCCGGTGCCGGAGAGCGTGCGCCATACCCATGCCTCGCCGCGGGCCGCGGTGAACTTCCTTCTTCACGCCGCCACCATGGACACCAACGCCATCGGACCCAGGCGCTCGCTGTCGATGCCAGGCGTCTGCGTCACGGTCGGCGAGCAGATCGCCGCGCTCGGCCGCATCGCAGGCGAGAAGGTGGTGAAGCTGATCCGGCGCGAGCCCGACCCGGTGATCACCCGCATCGTCGCCGGCTGGCCCGAGCGCTTCGATCCGGTGCGTGCCACGAAACACGGCTTTGCGGCGGAAACCTCGTTCGACGATATCGTGCGGGCCCATATCGAGGATGAGCTTGGAGGCAAGCTCGGCTGA
- a CDS encoding rare lipoprotein A, with the protein MQKLMAVALVTSLLPAVASAASWTGKASYYSYTGNKTASGHSFHAGAMTAAHRTLPFGTPVKVTNLENGRTARLVVNDRGPFIRGRVIDVTTHAADVLAFRNQGVARVRVDTIRD; encoded by the coding sequence ATGCAGAAACTGATGGCCGTTGCTCTCGTCACAAGCCTCCTGCCCGCCGTGGCGAGCGCGGCAAGCTGGACCGGGAAGGCCTCATATTATTCCTATACCGGCAACAAGACAGCGAGCGGACACAGCTTCCATGCGGGCGCCATGACGGCCGCGCATCGCACTTTGCCATTCGGCACTCCGGTCAAGGTCACGAATCTCGAGAACGGCCGCACGGCGCGGCTGGTCGTGAACGATCGCGGCCCCTTTATTCGCGGTCGCGTGATCGACGTCACCACCCATGCGGCCGATGTCCTCGCTTTCCGCAATCAGGGCGTCGCCCGCGTGCGCGTCGACACCATCAGGGATTGA
- a CDS encoding 3-hydroxyisobutyrate dehydrogenase produces the protein MKPNFPMSPRIAIIAPGNMGAAVGRRLTSHGIEVLTSLEGRSEASRKRAEAAGMQAGGLDQLAAADMVLSIVPPGEAVSLAEMLLPRLAGQGTGPLYVDCNAISPSTVKGIAGQAEAAGVAFVDAGIIGGPPRDGVEGPSFYASGKAASRFAVLAEHGLTVKVLEAPIGAASALKMSYAGITKGLSGLAAAMLLAASREGAAEALRAELGDSQAALLARFAKTLPEMYPKAYRWVAEMEEIAAFLGEDQAAATMFQGLARLYERLAADFASGKVETGAIDAFLKGESESDVRRDSLREPRRA, from the coding sequence ATGAAGCCAAATTTCCCGATGAGCCCAAGAATTGCGATCATCGCGCCGGGCAATATGGGCGCGGCGGTCGGAAGGCGATTGACCTCACATGGAATCGAGGTGCTGACCTCGCTCGAAGGCCGCAGCGAGGCGAGCCGCAAACGGGCCGAAGCCGCCGGAATGCAAGCCGGCGGGCTCGATCAGCTGGCTGCGGCCGATATGGTGCTCTCCATCGTGCCGCCGGGCGAGGCCGTTTCCCTTGCCGAGATGCTGCTGCCGCGTTTGGCCGGCCAGGGAACGGGCCCGCTCTATGTGGATTGCAATGCCATCAGCCCCAGCACGGTGAAGGGCATTGCCGGGCAGGCCGAAGCTGCGGGCGTGGCCTTCGTCGATGCCGGCATCATCGGCGGTCCGCCGCGCGATGGCGTCGAGGGGCCGAGCTTCTACGCCTCGGGGAAAGCGGCGAGCCGCTTCGCCGTGCTGGCGGAACATGGGCTGACCGTGAAGGTGCTCGAGGCGCCCATCGGAGCGGCCTCGGCGCTCAAGATGTCGTATGCGGGCATCACCAAGGGGCTTTCGGGTCTCGCGGCCGCCATGCTGCTCGCCGCCAGCCGCGAGGGCGCGGCCGAGGCGCTGCGGGCCGAGCTCGGCGACAGCCAGGCGGCCTTGCTGGCGCGCTTCGCGAAGACACTGCCGGAGATGTATCCGAAGGCCTATCGCTGGGTCGCCGAAATGGAGGAGATCGCCGCGTTCCTGGGCGAGGATCAGGCGGCGGCCACGATGTTCCAGGGTCTGGCGCGGCTCTATGAGCGGCTGGCCGCCGATTTCGCCTCCGGCAAGGTCGAGACCGGGGCGATCGACGCATTCCTGAAAGGGGAGAGTGAGAGCGATGTCCGCCGAGACTCGCTGCGCGAGCCTCGCCGGGCATGA
- a CDS encoding Xaa-Pro aminopeptidase: MTQDPPVPNIPVPNLPLPNLPLRSRFQTFEDASERAEGPARLAALRDALKEAKLDGFVVPRADAHQSEYVPRSEERLAWLCGFTGSAGLCVVLPQIAAVFVDGRYTLQVRQQVDDTAFTPVSSVEVSVDDWLAEHAPKGGVIGFDPALHTPDMVERFSRALARAGARLAPVAANPIDAIWTDRPEPVPAPVVLHDASFAGESAAEKLKRVQAALAKEKLDALVVSDPHALCWLFNIRGGDVAHTPLVIGDAVVPAEGRPSTFIDGRKLDNAVRASLSELAEVEEPSRFDATLRDLGAAKARVRLDAATAGERLRLAIEEAGGTADVGRDPIALMKAVKNATEIEGSRQAHLRDGVAVTRFLAWLAKEAPRGALTEVEAALKLEDYRFETALLKQLSFPTIAGAGPHSAIPHYRVTTASSQPITPGIFLVDSGAQYQDGTTDITRTVAVGPPSDEMRDRFTRVLKGHIAIATSVFPKGISGARIDAFARRPLWEMGLDFDHGTGHGIGSYLSVHEGPQRISALGHAPLEAGMIVSNEPGYYKAGEYGIRIENLLLVERRQIEGAEREMLGFETLSLAPIDLTLIDPILLTSAEAAWLNAYHGRVRAAISPFLDRDTTRWLGEVTRPLM, encoded by the coding sequence ATGACGCAGGATCCTCCCGTGCCCAATATTCCCGTGCCGAATCTTCCCTTGCCAAATCTACCCCTGCGAAGCCGTTTCCAGACATTCGAGGATGCCTCCGAGAGAGCCGAGGGCCCGGCCCGGCTCGCGGCCCTTCGGGATGCCCTTAAGGAAGCCAAGCTCGACGGCTTCGTGGTTCCGAGGGCGGATGCCCATCAGAGTGAATACGTGCCGCGATCGGAGGAACGCCTCGCCTGGCTGTGCGGCTTCACCGGCTCGGCCGGGCTGTGCGTGGTGCTGCCGCAGATTGCCGCCGTCTTCGTCGATGGGCGCTACACGTTGCAGGTGCGCCAGCAGGTCGACGACACGGCCTTTACGCCGGTCTCATCCGTCGAGGTCTCGGTCGATGACTGGCTCGCCGAGCATGCCCCGAAAGGCGGTGTCATCGGCTTCGATCCGGCGCTCCACACGCCCGACATGGTCGAGCGTTTCAGCCGCGCCCTGGCGCGCGCAGGCGCTCGCCTCGCGCCGGTCGCCGCGAACCCGATCGATGCCATATGGACCGATCGCCCGGAACCCGTTCCGGCGCCGGTCGTGCTGCACGATGCGAGCTTCGCCGGCGAGAGCGCCGCGGAGAAACTCAAACGCGTGCAGGCAGCACTCGCCAAAGAGAAGCTCGACGCGCTGGTGGTGAGCGATCCGCACGCTCTGTGCTGGCTGTTCAACATCCGCGGCGGCGATGTGGCGCATACGCCGCTCGTCATTGGCGATGCCGTCGTGCCGGCCGAGGGACGCCCATCGACCTTCATCGATGGGCGCAAGCTCGACAATGCGGTGCGCGCCTCGCTCTCCGAGCTTGCCGAGGTCGAGGAGCCTTCCCGTTTCGATGCGACCCTGCGCGACCTCGGCGCCGCGAAGGCACGAGTGCGGCTCGATGCCGCGACCGCCGGCGAGCGTCTGCGGCTCGCAATCGAAGAGGCCGGCGGGACGGCCGATGTCGGACGCGATCCGATCGCCCTGATGAAGGCCGTCAAGAACGCAACCGAGATCGAAGGCTCGCGCCAGGCGCATCTGCGCGATGGGGTCGCGGTGACGCGCTTCCTCGCCTGGCTCGCCAAGGAGGCGCCGCGCGGCGCACTCACCGAGGTCGAAGCGGCGCTGAAGCTCGAGGATTATCGTTTCGAGACGGCGCTGTTGAAGCAGCTATCCTTCCCCACCATCGCAGGCGCTGGCCCGCATTCCGCGATCCCGCATTATCGGGTGACGACGGCGTCGAGCCAACCGATCACGCCGGGCATCTTTCTCGTCGATTCGGGTGCGCAATATCAGGACGGCACGACCGACATCACCCGCACCGTCGCGGTCGGGCCGCCGAGCGACGAGATGCGCGATCGCTTCACGCGCGTGCTGAAGGGGCATATCGCCATCGCGACCTCTGTCTTTCCCAAAGGCATCTCGGGGGCGCGCATCGATGCCTTCGCGCGCCGGCCGCTCTGGGAGATGGGGCTCGATTTCGACCATGGCACCGGCCACGGCATCGGCTCCTATCTGTCGGTGCATGAGGGGCCCCAGCGCATTTCCGCCCTCGGCCATGCACCGCTCGAGGCCGGCATGATCGTCTCCAACGAGCCCGGCTATTACAAGGCCGGCGAATACGGCATCCGCATCGAGAACCTGCTCCTGGTGGAGAGGCGGCAGATCGAGGGGGCCGAACGCGAGATGCTCGGCTTCGAGACCTTGTCGCTCGCGCCGATCGATTTGACGCTGATCGATCCGATCTTGCTGACCTCCGCGGAGGCCGCCTGGCTCAATGCCTATCACGGGCGGGTGCGCGCCGCGATCTCGCCGTTCCTCGATCGTGACACGACACGCTGGCTCGGCGAGGTGACGCGGCCGTTGATGTGA
- a CDS encoding dGTPase, which produces MNDSTRGVNRRVGERWRAAYAVDPVASHGRLIAEPASATRSEFQRDRDRIIHSTAFRRLAHKTQVFLYHEGDHFRSRLTHTIEVAQIARSLARALGLDEDLAEALALAHDLGHTPFGHTGEDALDDCMRNYGGFDHNAQALRIVTRLERRYAHFDGLNLTWETLEGLVKHNGPMLDAEGQPLGRYRKRGIPVAILEYDERHPLELARFASGEAQVAAIADDIAYDAHDIDDGTRSGLLETGLLREVDFLAELLDEIDGRTPGLAKPRLVNELVRRVITRFVEDVIGESRARLAALAPGSADDIRAADRSIVAFSATMEVADRSIKRLLFGHVYRDPKVVRMRVEADQVLRQLFERFFEAPHLLPAEWGEGLDGADEARRARRIADYIAGMTDRYAAAEQARLTGRQATPSDF; this is translated from the coding sequence ATGAATGATTCAACGCGAGGCGTGAATCGGCGGGTCGGTGAACGCTGGCGGGCCGCCTATGCGGTCGACCCGGTCGCTTCGCATGGACGGCTGATCGCCGAGCCCGCATCGGCGACGCGCTCCGAATTCCAGCGCGACCGCGACCGCATCATCCATTCCACGGCATTCCGGCGCCTGGCGCACAAGACGCAGGTCTTCCTTTACCATGAGGGCGATCATTTCCGCTCGCGCCTCACCCATACCATCGAGGTCGCCCAGATCGCCCGTTCCCTCGCAAGGGCGCTCGGCCTCGACGAGGATCTGGCGGAGGCCCTGGCTCTCGCCCATGATCTCGGCCATACGCCCTTTGGCCATACGGGCGAGGACGCTCTCGACGACTGCATGCGCAATTACGGGGGTTTCGATCACAACGCCCAGGCCTTGCGCATCGTGACCCGGCTGGAACGCCGTTATGCGCATTTCGATGGGCTGAACCTCACCTGGGAGACGCTGGAAGGCCTCGTCAAGCATAACGGGCCGATGCTCGACGCCGAGGGGCAACCGCTGGGACGCTATCGCAAGCGCGGCATCCCGGTCGCCATCCTCGAATATGACGAGCGCCATCCGCTCGAGCTTGCGCGCTTCGCCAGCGGCGAGGCGCAAGTGGCGGCGATCGCCGACGATATCGCCTATGACGCCCATGACATCGATGACGGCACGCGCTCGGGCCTGCTCGAGACCGGATTGCTACGCGAGGTCGATTTCCTGGCCGAGCTGCTGGACGAGATCGATGGCCGCACGCCTGGCCTCGCCAAGCCGCGCCTCGTCAACGAATTGGTGCGCCGCGTCATCACCCGTTTTGTCGAGGATGTGATCGGCGAGAGCCGCGCCCGTCTTGCGGCCCTGGCGCCGGGCTCGGCCGATGACATCCGGGCTGCCGACCGCTCCATCGTGGCTTTCTCGGCCACCATGGAGGTCGCCGATCGCAGCATCAAGCGCCTGCTGTTCGGGCATGTCTATCGCGACCCCAAGGTTGTGCGCATGCGCGTCGAGGCCGACCAGGTCCTGCGCCAGCTGTTCGAGCGCTTTTTCGAGGCTCCGCATCTGTTGCCGGCCGAATGGGGAGAAGGGCTCGATGGGGCTGACGAGGCGCGACGCGCCCGCCGCATCGCCGATTATATCGCCGGCATGACGGATCGTTACGCGGCCGCCGAACAGGCGCGGCTGACCGGACGACAGGCAACTCCAAGTGACTTCTGA
- a CDS encoding Iron-sulfur cluster assembly accessory protein: MDGTPLALSESAARRIREIMRGEAAGSLLRISVSGGGCSGFQYAFDVVPQPAPDDLVIERDGARVAVDDVSLPFLQGSRLDFVDDLIGQSFRFDNPNATSSCGCGTSFSV, encoded by the coding sequence ATGGACGGGACGCCTTTGGCTCTGAGCGAGAGCGCAGCGCGGCGCATCCGCGAGATCATGAGGGGCGAGGCCGCAGGCTCGCTCTTGCGCATCTCGGTGAGCGGCGGCGGCTGTTCGGGCTTCCAATACGCCTTCGACGTGGTACCGCAGCCGGCGCCTGACGATCTCGTGATCGAGCGCGACGGCGCCCGCGTCGCGGTCGATGACGTGTCGCTGCCTTTCCTGCAAGGCTCGAGGCTCGATTTCGTCGATGACCTGATCGGCCAATCCTTCCGCTTCGACAACCCGAACGCCACCTCATCTTGCGGCTGCGGCACGTCGTTTTCGGTTTGA
- a CDS encoding spermidine synthase translates to MTEPRYIQETLFDELGFRMSFAAEKIVFQGQGDLQSLVLFENKRFGRMLMLDGATQVTTADEFIYSEMMSHVPILAHGRAKDVLIIGGGDCLIAEEVLKHKGVERCVQVEIDKAVLDFSREYFLEWNRPFFEDKRIDSVIADGMHYVADPANHGCFDVIIVDSTDPQGPGAVLFSREFYEGARKCLRQGGVMVTQNGVPFFQPDELLGTLGIWRSLFADPYAYVAAIPTYVGGHMTMGFATDDKELRAISPATLERRFAEAKLETRYYTPDVHKAAFALPRFIRELVGKALG, encoded by the coding sequence ATGACCGAACCGCGCTACATCCAAGAAACCCTGTTCGACGAGCTCGGCTTCCGCATGAGCTTTGCGGCCGAGAAAATCGTGTTCCAGGGGCAGGGGGATCTGCAGAGCCTCGTCCTGTTCGAGAATAAGCGTTTCGGTCGGATGCTGATGCTCGACGGGGCGACGCAGGTGACGACGGCCGACGAGTTCATCTATTCGGAGATGATGAGCCATGTGCCGATCCTCGCCCATGGCCGGGCCAAGGATGTGCTGATCATCGGCGGCGGGGACTGCCTGATCGCCGAGGAGGTGCTCAAGCACAAGGGCGTCGAGCGCTGCGTGCAGGTCGAGATCGACAAGGCCGTGCTCGACTTCTCGAGAGAGTATTTCCTCGAGTGGAACCGTCCCTTCTTCGAGGATAAGCGCATCGACAGCGTCATCGCCGACGGCATGCATTATGTGGCCGACCCGGCCAATCACGGCTGCTTCGATGTGATCATCGTCGATTCCACCGATCCGCAGGGGCCGGGCGCGGTGTTGTTCTCGCGCGAGTTCTACGAAGGCGCCAGGAAGTGCCTCAGGCAGGGCGGGGTGATGGTGACGCAAAACGGCGTGCCCTTCTTCCAGCCCGACGAGCTTCTCGGAACGCTCGGCATCTGGCGCAGCCTGTTCGCCGATCCTTACGCCTATGTGGCCGCCATCCCGACCTATGTCGGCGGCCATATGACCATGGGCTTTGCGACCGACGACAAGGAGCTGCGCGCCATCTCGCCGGCGACGCTCGAACGGCGTTTCGCCGAGGCCAAGCTCGAGACCCGCTATTACACGCCGGACGTCCATAAGGCTGCCTTCGCGCTGCCCCGCTTCATCCGCGAGCTCGTCGGCAAGGCGCTCGGCTGA
- a CDS encoding S-adenosylmethionine decarboxylase, producing MDRDALFQSGMDLELPSTTRKEDTSYIGSYVSDDDRKDHFVVKNGVRCAGTHLIIELYGARHLADIGHIDRALRACVEAAGATLLHIHLHHFEPNGGVSGVAVLAESHISIHSWPECGYAALDVFMCGAAEPEKCVPVLKKAFSAKRIEVDTLLRGKDV from the coding sequence ATGGATCGAGACGCCCTCTTCCAATCGGGGATGGACTTGGAGCTTCCAAGCACCACCCGAAAGGAAGATACATCCTATATCGGTTCGTATGTCTCTGACGACGACCGTAAGGATCATTTCGTGGTGAAGAACGGCGTGCGTTGCGCCGGGACGCACCTCATCATCGAGCTCTACGGGGCTCGACATCTCGCCGATATCGGTCATATCGACAGGGCGTTGCGCGCCTGTGTCGAGGCCGCCGGCGCGACACTGCTGCATATCCATCTGCACCATTTCGAGCCGAATGGTGGAGTATCTGGCGTCGCGGTCCTCGCGGAGAGCCATATCTCCATCCATAGCTGGCCCGAATGCGGCTATGCCGCGCTCGACGTGTTCATGTGTGGCGCGGCCGAGCCTGAGAAATGCGTGCCGGTGCTGAAAAAGGCCTTCTCCGCCAAGCGGATCGAGGTCGACACCTTGTTGCGCGGCAAGGACGTGTAA
- a CDS encoding glutathione S-transferase, with product MRVAARGCAAYTGRPCRPQPIARLEAGSLLTFRMATLHHHPICPHSRFIRLVLGEIGIEAELKEERVWERRREFLALNPAGTTPVLSEESIASVPGASVIAEYLDETRGLALGERRLLPEDPTSRVEVRRLTEWFLNKFDAEVSSFLVTEKVYKRFMPHAEGGGAPDMPSIRAARANMRYHLKYIGWLLSERNWLAGPRMTYADLAAAAQLSSMDFLGDVAWDEDETARTWYSRMKSRPSFRPLLADRIPGVTPPAHYADLDF from the coding sequence GTGCGGGTTGCCGCTCGCGGATGCGCAGCCTATACCGGGCGCCCATGTCGGCCCCAACCGATCGCCCGCCTCGAGGCCGGCTCGCTCCTGACATTTCGAATGGCAACGCTGCATCATCATCCCATCTGCCCGCATTCGCGATTCATCCGGCTCGTCCTCGGCGAGATCGGCATCGAAGCCGAGCTCAAGGAGGAGCGCGTCTGGGAAAGGCGGCGCGAATTCCTGGCGCTCAACCCGGCCGGGACGACACCGGTGCTGAGCGAGGAATCGATCGCCTCCGTTCCAGGCGCCAGCGTGATCGCCGAATATCTCGACGAGACGCGTGGCCTCGCGCTCGGAGAGCGGCGGCTCCTGCCCGAGGACCCGACGAGCCGCGTCGAGGTGCGCCGCCTGACCGAGTGGTTCTTGAACAAGTTCGACGCCGAGGTCTCCTCCTTCCTGGTCACCGAGAAGGTCTATAAGCGCTTCATGCCGCACGCGGAGGGTGGCGGCGCGCCCGACATGCCCTCGATCCGGGCGGCGCGCGCCAATATGCGCTATCATCTCAAATATATCGGCTGGCTGCTCAGCGAGCGGAACTGGCTTGCCGGGCCGCGCATGACCTATGCGGATCTGGCGGCGGCGGCGCAGTTGTCGAGCATGGATTTTCTCGGCGATGTGGCCTGGGACGAGGATGAGACGGCGCGCACATGGTATTCGCGGATGAAATCGCGGCCGAGCTTTCGCCCGCTGCTCGCGGACCGCATCCCCGGCGTCACGCCGCCCGCGCATTACGCCGATCTCGACTTCTGA